ATATATAACAAATCTATGTAATATGAATCTATGATTGATTAGAATATACTATAGTGTAcatggcaaaaaaaaaaaactatgtttAATGTTTTATTTCCGATAACATTCGATGGAAAATATACAGTACAATCATCGAAATCGTTAATTTGTTTTGGTAGATGATGTCGGGACTGATTGTTAGTGACGGTGGCGGTGGAGAATTGGCGGTGGGTGAAAGTGTCTAACTGCATATATAGAAATGCCCTAAGTGTAATGTTTGATTGGGACTATGAGTATAGGGTTATGGATAAGAACTTAAGTAAGCCACGTGGATTTTTTACGTGAAGATTGTTGAAAGTGGTAATTCCGCGATTCATAAAAAAATTGAAAAGAAGACTTTTTGAAGGACTAATATGTTAATACGGAAAATTTTGTGGACTGTTTTGAAGAAAATTAAATTCAACAGGGACCTTGTTGAAAATTTTGCAGAAACGGTGCTGTGCAAAGAGATGAACGGCTTAGATGAAAAGAGTGGTGCCCAAATTTTGCTTTTTCAATTTTTAATTGGAAATTGCAAGTGAAATTATGTGATTGGTTAAAAGAGGGAGTGATGAGTAGAAAGTTTGGTTATATAATGGCATTTATGTTGTTTCCAGTGTGTATCCCATTCTATTAATAAGAATTGAAGTTTTTAGCTTTTACAACAATGTAGAACTACAAGCTTtctctctgtttttttttttttttttttttttttttaccttgaaTAAATTAGTGTAGTAtctttatgttttattagttattAATCTAGTCTCCACTCTTCTCTAATGCCAAATCTAAAATCACAACACTACTTTCATCTCTTAAGGTTTGATTTTTATTGTTTAAACCCATGAAAATGTTTTTATGAAGCTTGATAAATTGGTGTAAAGGTTTGAGTCTCGACttgttgctgttttgtgtcacttaGAACCAATCTAAGTGTGGACAAGCTAGATATCAAAGTTGCTTGATTTTCAAGTTTCTCTTCTATGCCTACCACCAATTTGATGAAATGTTTGACTAAGCCTAATGTTGATCCTCGCAATATTTCAATTGGAAGGCTAATGGTGGAGAAACAGGAAGCAGTTTTATCATTTTTTTACGGTGTCTTAGCATAGACTGTTTCTAGGATTGAAGGAAAAATAAGAGCTTCAACTGTTCCTTGGCAAGCAAGCTATCTATTTGGTGAAAGGTTCAAGAAGGAAGAAACCTATAGCAGAGTGTATTTGAGACAGAAGTTCATGTCCAGAGATAAACTAAGTACATGTAGGGTTGAAGTAGAGCTTGAGAAGAACAAAAATCAGAGCCTCGAAAATGCTTGGGAAGCAAACTACCTCTTTGTACAACTGTTTGATGAAATGATTAAAAGAAGATTTTTTTTGTCAACTGTGAGTACCGCACAAATTAGAATATAATGGGATCCGGTTCATCATTTCCTATAAAGATGAATACGTTATATGCGTCAATAAATAATTAGTTGAATTTGCCACATCGTCAATGTCTGTCGGACGTAAGCGATTAAGGGTCAAGTACCCTACTTTTAGTCAAATATTGGAAGCATTGTATCcgaatttatatgttaataatggtGTAGCCTTTTACATGCATACGTTAGGGGCCAAACGCATAATTTTATCTTTTTAATTGTGAGTTCATAAATACCACCTCCTTTTACAAATTCAAATAGATATTGTTTTATTTCACTTtcaaaattaaaataattaattaatagaaATGAGATATATCATATATCAATTTTTAAAAtcaaaatagataattaatatgtaACGGTGGGAGTATAAATTAAAATTAACCGTCTTTTTAATAAAGAAAAAAACCTACAGGTTTACTTCtactaatatttaatttaattttttttatcaccATTTTTAGGGATATGGAAAATAATCATTTTTTGATGATATGGaaaataatgaataataataatgtaatgatATTGTCGTTTAGTTCCTCTCGTGTATAATGGGCTATATAACGGACAGAGAGAGCCTTCTGCACAACCAACAACGTATAAAGTGTAGTAATATTTGATGGGGTTGTGTAGTGTGTCTCTATATAAGCATTCTGTGTCATGTCATGTGTCAGCATCAATCCAATCATATACCGACACGTTTATTTGTTATtgcttcaattacataattgtccCTTAAACAAAATTGCTTTAGCAAACAGCGTTACCGCCAAAGGTGGCAAAACGAATACTATATAATATGCGAGAGAAATTGAAAGTAAGAAAGTTCAATAGTAATACTAATACGGTTTTTTTTTATGGTATAGTAATACTAATACGTTTTTTTTTATAGTATATAGTAATACTAATACGTCAGTAATTATTTTTCTAATCTCTTATAATAAGTACTTAgctaaagatttatttttatttcaaaaataaAAAACCATTCATTTGTCTATTGTTTTTTTCAAAACGACAGTTACTCGAGTCTCGAGTTTCTTAAATTGGGATTTATTTTCATGACGAGTCGGCAAAATCCTTTTAGAGTTTTTGTCTATTAATTATTGTCAATAAATAAATTCTTTAATTTCCTGGAATGAAAATAAAAATGTGTATGGATAGTAGTATAAAGTATAAACCATAAAAAAATGCGACTAATTCATTGATTAAGGAAAGAAAAATATATAGATTTCTTAATTTTTGGAAAATGATATCTCGATTATAAAtgtcaagattttttttttattcaattCAGATACTGCTACATATATCTGCTGATTCTGAAGAAAGGATTAAATTGAGACAAGATTCGCAGAGGGGATGAATCATCAAAAACCATATCTCATTTGAGTATAATTACTTGTTAACTAAACTACTACACTACATTTTTTCAAGGGTTAAAAAATGAGAAAACATTTTTAACACAGTTGTCAAAAAATTAACAAGGAAGTTCACATGCATATCATATCCTATTATATATCAACACCATGCAAGAACTTATATTCGTCCCATATGATAATTAACACTAATGTAAAACTACTAGTTATAATTCATTAATTAGGTCTTTTACTACTTAAAACATTGATCATTGGCGGAGTTCCACTTCCGGTTCCAGTGAAAAGGAAAAATGTTTAATTTCAAAAATAACAACGGAATGTATAAAAATGACTGATGGAGTATTAGTAAAATTCGAAAAGCTAGGTttgaaaacaaatatatatatatatataaatataaatgttgcaAGTACTTTAGCATGGGATGGATATGTATAGAACTTATATTAAGATGAAAAATATTATATTGGTTCCTTAAGAGCAGTAACATATGGTACCACCAATTAAAAGTGGTTCATATAGTAAACATAAAAAAATctgtattatttataattaaagtttgtttgtttgattttttttttttttaaatttatatttaaattttatgCTGTAGTATAATTTTATTAATTTCTTCTTAGGTTTACATTAATAGGGTAGAATGatatatctttatttttatttttatgatgtagtaTAATATTTTCAATTGAATTATAATTCTTAAAATAAACTCAAAAAATTATATCTGGTTTTCCATATATTCTCATTTAAAATTAATGATTGAGGATTTAGTGTGAGAGAGAGAGATTAGTGGATGGATATATAAATTTGAAAATGGTGTATTAAAATTCTAAAACGATTGAAGACAAAAAAATAAACAAACGATCATTGTTTTTTAATATATATTCCTAGCACAATTATACACATAATTCATTAATATTCACTCCCAAAAATTCAACTCTCAGCCTCTAAAAGAATTAAATGTCGAATTGTTAATCACTGCTCTGGTTGACAAAAAGAAACGACCATTGTTCGAGGGGAAAAACATGCATTAAAAATTGAAGCTAATCCCTATGTTGGGGATTAATTATTACAATGATAGAATTAAAAAATTTAATGATTATTAGAAAAGGAATACTTAAAATATCCATCTcactaataatactaaatattaaaataTCGTTATTACAATATATTTAAATTTTGAATGaaagtattattaaaaatatgaaatttgataattaATTATTTACGATTAAAAAtgaaaaagtgtgataattaatcgGAAAAGAGTAGTAGAGTGAAAATTTAAAAATAGAAAAACATGACCCATATTGAGATATGATCTCCGAAACTGAAAAACAAGTTTGTTTTTGGCTTGGTTTTTTTCCCACTATATACTCTTTCTTTCTCTATTTCTTGTCCTGCTGGTTCAGtttgttcttatatatatatatgcacagtgTCATACTATCACTCACTCAGCCAGCCAGCCAATGCTAAACTTTCCCATCCATACTTAGACGACACTTTTTCCCAAAACCCTTTTTCACTTTATtccttctctctctctctttctctcaaaAATACTTCGAAAGGCCAAAAGTCCCTTTAAATCTCCAAATCCCATTTCCTCTATAAATAAAACCACAAATCTCTTAAACCCATACAAAACTCCCTTCTTAAAAAATCGATTTTTTTCACTTACACACATATTTTAGAGAATAAAAAAAgggatttttagagagagagagagagaaaaaatgAAAGAGTATTGGACATCGTTAGCTTCGATTCTGGGAGTATTAGCTTTCTGCCAAACTCTACTACATACAATATTCCCGCCGGAACTCCGTTTCGCCACCGTTAAATTACTTAACCGCGTCTTCAACATGTTCTCCACTTACTGCTACTTCGACATAACGGAGATTGACGGCGTCAACACCAACGAGCTATACAACGCCGTCCAACTCTATCTAAGCACATCCGTCTCCATCTCCTCCCGACGTCTGAGTCTCACGCGCGCTCTCAACTCCAGCGCCATAACTTTCGGGCTCTCCAACAATGACTGCATCACTGACACGTTTGACGGCGTCACCGTCCAATGGGAGCACATCATTACGCCACGTCAGTCGCAGTCGTTCTCGTGGCGGCCGTTGCCGGAGGAGAAGAGAGGGTTCACGCTTCGAATCAAGAAGAACGACAAAACCCTAATCCTGGATTCTTATCTCGAATTCATCATGGATAAGGCTAATGACATCAGGAGGAAGAATCAGGAGAGGAATCTGTACACGAATTCGAGAGGCGGTTCGCTCGATTCGAGAGGGCATCCATGGGAATCCGTGCCGTTTAAGCATCCGAGCACGTTCGAGACATTGGCAATGGATCCTGAGAGGAAGAAGATGATCATGGAAGATCTCCTGGATTTCGCGAATGGGCAAGGATTTTATCAGAAAACGGGTCGGGCTTGGAAAAGAGGGTATTTGCTTTACGGGCCTCCTGGTACCGGAAAATCGAGCATGATTGCTGCTATGGCGAATTTTCTCGGGTATGACATTTACGATCTCGAACTCACCGAGGTGAACAACAATTCCGAATTGAGGAAGTTGCTGATGAAGACGAGTTCTAAATCGATTATCGTGATCGAAGACATTGATTGTTCGATTAATTTGACGAACAGGAAGAGGAATGGCAGCCATAACGACTCTGTTTCTTATTTTGACCCGGATATCCAATCCGGGTCGGGTTTAGGTGATGGCtgcaccaataacaacaacaataattcgaTTACTCTATCGGGGTTATTGAATTTCACGGATGGATTGTGGTCGTGCTGTGGGAGTGAGCGGATTTTCGTATTCACGACGAACCACATTGAAAAACTTGACCCCGCATTGCTCCGAAGTGGAAGGATGGATATGCATATTTTCATGAGCTATTGTTCATTCCCTGCTTTGAAGATTCTATTGAAGAATTACTTAGGATTCGAAGATGGAGACTTAGAGAAAGATGTAATGGAGAGCTTCGAGGAGTTTGTGGAGAAAGCGGAGATGACTCCCGCCGACGTTAGCGAAGTTCTGATCAAGAATCGGCGCGACAAGGACAGAGCGGTGAATGAGTTGTTAGAGATTTTCAAGGAAAGATCAGAGAAGAAGAAAGTGAAGAATGACAATGTGGAAGTTGAGAAAAGAGCTTTAGAGagtcctaataataataatgataatggagaAGGAAGTGATGAGTTTGAAGGAGGGGAGAAAGATGATGAAGAGAAGAACAAGAAAAACATATGACTAGAGAATTAGTTATTGGTAATTAGAATttctttaatttaaaaaaaaaatcaagtttTTATTGTTTAAAAATTTTGGTTTTGGTATTAGAAAATTTAGCAGGGGAAGGGAAGGGAAGGAACATATTGATGTCCAATTTGATTGTTATTGTTTAATTATGTTTCTTTTGCAATGCTGATGATCAATTAGTTTTGAGAATCTTATGATTAATTAGTTGGAAaacttattttttaaaaaaaagaatgAAATTGGTTTTAATTTctgattaatttttttttaattggaATATAGTTTGGACTAATTTATTATAGTGCTATTACATGATAGGCCCTAAATATATGTTACGTAGTTCTTCAAAAAATAAGTATATGTTATGTGATCCAAGATGAAAAAgtatattaattttatttttttcaagTACATActtattaaatttttattttttttgaagttAAAGAaggaattaaatttaaattaataatgtactactaataattacataatacaatttatttcaaaatcaaaataaatacttaatatgGAACGAGGGAGTACATGTTATATCCGACTTCAAAAAAATAAAACTATATGACAGGTCCCTTTGTTTGTCTATCTCAGACTGCACAATATACGATCTTTCTTGGGAGGGGAACTAGAAAGAAATAAAGAAACGAGAAATGGTAGTCAGTACATTGCTTGCTTACAAGTAAATCTAGGTCCTTCGCTTAAAGCACATGGGGCATGGCCTAAATGAGCAGAGACTGTTTGATAAATGTGCGGCTGCCGGGGTGATACGGAGACGGAGTGGGGTAAATAGTAAATACACCTAAAAAAAATAGTAAATACAATGATTCAGTATTAATcatatttatgattttttttttttttaaggtttaatcatatttatgattatgatttatgatcgATGTAGGTTAATGTCGTATTCAAAATTTGCTTATGAATTTCCTCGATCTCAAGATATTGAAACAAACATCGATATTGACAAGAAAATCGTCTACTCATTTATAAGGGCGTCAAGAGATCGACTGAATTAATTTCTTGAAGAAGAATTGCTTTAATTAACAAATACTAAGATATATATTCACATTTTTTAAACGGAAAGATCTCGACACTTGAttgaaaattatttttttttctttggaTATAATACAATTTGAAATTAATTTGTTTTGATGTGCAAGTGAAAACAACCAAATCgaataattaattttataaaattgaAAGGTTATATTGTATCTCACTAAATATTTTTGTATTTAGTTTTGTGGCCGCACAATTTAGTCCTAAAAGATACTCTTTTCGTATATAAATACATGAC
The sequence above is a segment of the Rutidosis leptorrhynchoides isolate AG116_Rl617_1_P2 unplaced genomic scaffold, CSIRO_AGI_Rlap_v1 contig477, whole genome shotgun sequence genome. Coding sequences within it:
- the LOC139883937 gene encoding AAA-ATPase At5g57480-like, whose amino-acid sequence is MKEYWTSLASILGVLAFCQTLLHTIFPPELRFATVKLLNRVFNMFSTYCYFDITEIDGVNTNELYNAVQLYLSTSVSISSRRLSLTRALNSSAITFGLSNNDCITDTFDGVTVQWEHIITPRQSQSFSWRPLPEEKRGFTLRIKKNDKTLILDSYLEFIMDKANDIRRKNQERNLYTNSRGGSLDSRGHPWESVPFKHPSTFETLAMDPERKKMIMEDLLDFANGQGFYQKTGRAWKRGYLLYGPPGTGKSSMIAAMANFLGYDIYDLELTEVNNNSELRKLLMKTSSKSIIVIEDIDCSINLTNRKRNGSHNDSVSYFDPDIQSGSGLGDGCTNNNNNNSITLSGLLNFTDGLWSCCGSERIFVFTTNHIEKLDPALLRSGRMDMHIFMSYCSFPALKILLKNYLGFEDGDLEKDVMESFEEFVEKAEMTPADVSEVLIKNRRDKDRAVNELLEIFKERSEKKKVKNDNVEVEKRALESPNNNNDNGEGSDEFEGGEKDDEEKNKKNI